In Mixophyes fleayi isolate aMixFle1 chromosome 4, aMixFle1.hap1, whole genome shotgun sequence, the following proteins share a genomic window:
- the LOC142151988 gene encoding cathepsin K-like yields the protein MHIYRMRLNQVLSILCVLVTCTWASHFFDQEWNIWKSKYGKTYVTTDEELLRRKTWEDTWYKVQKHNELADQGLTSYRMAMNHFADMTEKELESRSCLLSTGFPSNAPTYTPRTHADLPEHVDWRDSKCVTKVKNQGHYCGSCWAFATVGVIESRLCIKNDELMDLSEQQLVDCDTQDFGCCGGFPILALMYAADQGVMKTEDYAYREKQMPCSYNSDEAIHLNSTKYYILPGEENMESSVALEGPITVGFGVSFGFMLYSEGIYDGGCSGHPNHAIIIVGYGTEQEEENKAYWIIKNSWGEEWGDNGYGKIERNINKCYIATMAATIDIM from the exons AATGCGCTTAAATCAAGTTCTGTCCATTTTATGTGTTCTTGTCACCTGTACCTGGGCATCCCATTTCTTTGATCAAGAGTGGAACATATGGAAGTCAAAATATG GAAAAACATATGTTACTACGGATGAAGAACTATTGCGAAGAAAAACTTGGGAAGACACGTGGTATAAGGTGCAGAAACATAATGAGCTGGCTGATCAAGGTCTCACCTCATATAGAATGGCCATGAATCATTTTGCAGATATG ACAGAAAAAGAACTGGAGTCCAGGAGCTGCCTACTTTCAACAGGATTCCCATCCAATGCTCCCACATACACACCCAGGACACATGCAGATCTTCCTGAACATGTCGACTGGAGAGATTCAAAATGTGTGACTAAAGTTAAAAATCAAGGACATTATTGTGGGTCCTGTTGGGCATTTGCAACA GTGGGTGTGATTGAATCACGATTATGCATAAAGAACGATGAACTTATGGACCTGAGTGAGCAGCAGTTAGTAGACTGTGATACTCAAGATTTCGGATGTTGTGGAGGGTTCCCAATTCTTGCACTTATGTATGCAGCTGACCAGGGAGTTATGAAGACTGAAGATTATGCATACCGCGAgaag caaatGCCTTGCTCGTATAACTCCGATGAAGCAATACATTTGAATTCAACCAAGTACTACATTCTGCCTGGAGAAGAGAACATGGAATCTTCAGTGGCCCTTGAAGGACCAATCACTGTTGGGTTTGGAGTAAGCTTTGGTTTCATGCTTTATAGTGAAG gAATATATGATGGGGGCTGTTCCGGGCATCCAAATCATGCAATAATCATTGTGGGTTATGGGACAGAACAAGAAGAGGAAAACAAAGCGTACTGGATAATAAAGAATAG CTGGGGCGAGGAATGGGGAGACAATGGCTATGGAAAAATCGAGCGCAACATCAATAAATGCTACATAGCAACTATGGCAGCCACCATTGATATTATGTAG